The DNA region GTCCCCATTTCTCAACGCCCCCTTTGGGTACACGGGGGTGAGCCCCATCTCCTCCAGCTCCTCCGCCACGTCCCGGCTCCTGAAGTAGGGGGAGATTATGTCCCCGTCCACTATGGCCACCTGGGGGTGCTGGCTCCGGAGGTACAGGGCCCAGTTTATGGCCATCTCGGTCTTGCCGCTTCCGAACAGGCCGATGAAAGCGTAGTTCTTCCTCAGTTGGGTCACGCTGGGCCTCCTAACTGATCCTCATCTCGGAGTAGATCTTGGGGGTCTCCTCTCCCCTAAGGACCCTCAGCCCCCCCATGGCCAGGGCCCTCTCCTCGTCGCCGCCGGGGAAGACGAGGACCGGGGCTATGAACTCCACCATCTCCCTTATCCAGGGCACCATCCGGTCCTTGTCGTAGGCCAGGCCCCCGGTTAGGACGATGCCGTCCACCTCTCCGCTGAGCACCGCCGCCATCTTGCCGATCCACTTGGCGGTCTGGTATGCCATGGCCCGGTAGACCAACAGGGCCTCCTGGTCCCCCTGGTCTATCCGCTTGGAGACCTCCATTCCGTCGTTGGTCCCCAGGTAGTCCACCATGCCTCCCTGTCCCTTGATCTTCTTCTTCATCTGGTCCAGGGTGTACCTGCCGCTGTAGCAGAGGTCGATCAGCTGGGTCAGGGGAAGGGTGCCGCTCCTCTCGGGGGTGAAGGGCCCGTCCCCGTCCAGGGCGTTGTTGACGTTGACCACCCGGCCCCTCTTGTGGGCCCCAACGGATATGCCACCCCCCATGTGGACCACGATTAGGTTCACGTCCTCGTAGGCCTTGCCCAGCTCCTTGGCGGCCGCCCTGGCGGTGGCCTTCTGGTTCAGGGCGTGGAATATGGACCTGCGCTTGAACATGGGGTGCCCGGAGTAGCGGGCCAGGGGCTCCAGCTCGTCCACCACCACCGAGTCCACGATGAACGAGGGGATTCCGAACTCCCGGGTGAACTGGTATGCGATGAGGGCCCCCAGGTTGGAGGCGTGCTCCCCGTTCTTGCCGGACATCAGGTCCTCCAACATGTCATCGGTGACCTTGTAGGTGCCCCCGG from Thermanaerovibrio acidaminovorans DSM 6589 includes:
- the buk gene encoding butyrate kinase, with the translated sequence MKILVINPGSTSTKVAVFEDDELLASKTLRHSSEELAPFKRLTDQFAFRTKIIEAFLQEAGVPPEELSAVVGRGGLLDPISSGGTYKVTDDMLEDLMSGKNGEHASNLGALIAYQFTREFGIPSFIVDSVVVDELEPLARYSGHPMFKRRSIFHALNQKATARAAAKELGKAYEDVNLIVVHMGGGISVGAHKRGRVVNVNNALDGDGPFTPERSGTLPLTQLIDLCYSGRYTLDQMKKKIKGQGGMVDYLGTNDGMEVSKRIDQGDQEALLVYRAMAYQTAKWIGKMAAVLSGEVDGIVLTGGLAYDKDRMVPWIREMVEFIAPVLVFPGGDEERALAMGGLRVLRGEETPKIYSEMRIS